From a single Cydia amplana chromosome 22, ilCydAmpl1.1, whole genome shotgun sequence genomic region:
- the LOC134658358 gene encoding uncharacterized protein LOC134658358 has product MPKFYKPRDFKYDVVELIRGVELRPCLWDKTLENYKDRIERRHAWEEIFASLDEKYESMTPEEKRITGEHILNKWTNIRDTFVKSLKVKMGKPKKRYLLYKNLSFLLKVIDIPEEEVNTNFTQESSDESNEVPVSYLKQEQEETYTPRKRKKVDYTEEYVVPIKEPEKSYDNGIDFVEVEDNEARVMNEDEAFFASLLPTVVKYSEDERLEFRIEVLGVMKKIKDKRNWSDHV; this is encoded by the exons ATGCCTAAATTCTACAAACCAAGAGATTTTAAATACGATGTGGTTGAATTAATTCGTGGGGTCGAATTAAGACCATGCTTATGGGATAAAACGTTGGAAAACTATAAGGACAGAATAGAAAGAAGGCACGCTTGGGAGGAAATTTTCGCGTCTTTGGACGAGAAATACGAGAGTATGACGCCTGAGGAAAAACGGATTACGG GAGAACACATCTTAAACAAATGGACCAACATTCGAGACACGTTCGTCAAATCTCTCAAAGTCAAAATGGGGAAGCCAAAGAAACGATATCTCCTCTACAAAAACTTATCGTTCCTGTTAAAAGTCATCGACATTCCTGAAGAAGAGGTTAACACTAACTTTACCCAAGAATCCAGCGACGAATCTAACGAGGTACCTGTATCTTATCTTAAGCAGGAACAAGAAGAAACTTACACGCCCAGAAAGAGAAAGAAGGTAGATTATACCGAAGAATACGTCGTGCCTATTAAAGAGCCTGAGAAAAGTTATGATAACGGTATAGATTTTGTGGAAGTTGAAGACAATGAGGCAAGAGTTATGAATGAAGATGAGGCATTTTTCGCTTCGCTGTTGCCAACGGTGGTGAAGTATAGTGAGGACGAGAGACTGGAGTTCAGGATTGAGGTGTTGGGGGTTATGAAAAAGATTAAGGATAAGAGGAATTGGAGTGATCATGTCTAA